One segment of Clavelina lepadiformis chromosome 2, kaClaLepa1.1, whole genome shotgun sequence DNA contains the following:
- the LOC143446472 gene encoding uncharacterized protein LOC143446472 isoform X2: MHKWGLAPSSGCKCGATEQTEDHVINDCPIHRPPHGVRGLKRLDEDTITWLMTSCLEI, translated from the coding sequence ATGCACAAATGGGGACTGGCTCCCTCATCAGGATGCAAGTGTGGTGCCACAGAGCAGACAGAAGACCATGTCATCAATGACTGCCCAATCCATCGGCCCCCACATGGTGTGCGTGGTCTGAAAAGATTGGACGAAGATACAATCACATGGCTGATGACCTCATGCCTGGAAATCTAG
- the LOC143446472 gene encoding uncharacterized protein LOC143446472 isoform X1 produces MKGICPSDDRKKHRGCHTTPRQMNGTENRTKRSLISLSFDSEERSWLYLMARQVIPVWCIKIKFSICVVVMQSRCSNICWEDPCMFHGKLMFCVVRKTTVNHYSNVIQYVCFEIRVY; encoded by the coding sequence ATGAAAGGGATATGTCCGAGTGATGACCGCAAAAAACACCGTGGCTGCCACACCACTCCCCGCCAGATGAATGGTACGGAGAATAGAACAAAACGAAGCCTGATATCATTAAGCTTCGATAGTGAAGAACGTAGTTGGTTGTACCTCATGGCCAGGCAAGTCATTCCTGTTTGGTGCATTAAAATCAAATTCTCCATTTGTGTTGTGGTGATGCAGAGCCGTTGCAGCAACATATGCTGGGAAGATCCTTGCATGTTTCATGGCAAACTAATGTTTTGCGTCGTGAGGAAGACAACTGTTAACCACTACTCAAACGTCATCCAATACGTGTGCTTTGAAATTCGCGTATATTAG